Proteins encoded within one genomic window of Humulus lupulus chromosome 1, drHumLupu1.1, whole genome shotgun sequence:
- the LOC133833111 gene encoding uncharacterized protein LOC133833111, whose amino-acid sequence MENFLRSKEYWQVVYEGIAEPANGIAVSSGQRAELEAQRLKDLKDTSTNIWDSMKKKYQGSTKAKRQQLQTLHTEFETLRMKTSESVSDYLARTMAIVNKMRIHGDTMKDTTIVKKILRTMTPKFNYVVCCIEEAHDIYELSVDDLHGSLLVHEHKLNQQEKDKEEQALKTSIDNHSKPMVDRGRGRGRGSNDRETQQQTQHQNIRGTQQQFQHQGNYSHDYHGRGRGGERGSYRPKSADKSNVECYRCHRLGHYKSECYTRLPQNREVEKSNFVEKKEEETLLMTTHDNKLKLEENI is encoded by the exons ATGGAGAATTTTTTAAGATCCAAAGAGTATTGGCAAGTAGTATATGAAGGAATTGCTGAACCAGCAAATGGCATAGCAGTGTCAAGTGGACAAAGAGCGGAACTAGAAGCTCAACGGCTGAAAGATTTGAAG GATACTTCCACGAATATTTgggattctatgaagaagaagtACCAAGGCTCTACTAAGGCAAAGAGGCAGCAGCTTCAAACACTTCATACAGAGTTCGAGACACTTCGAATGAAGACAAGCGAATCAGTGTCAGATTATCTTGCTCGGACAATGGCCATCGTGAATAAGATGCGGATCCATGGTGACACGATGAAGGACACCACTATTGTTAAGAAAATTCTCCGAACAATGACACCAaaatttaattatgttgtttGTTGTATCGAAGAAGCTCATGATATTTATGAACTTTCAGTTGATGACTTACATGGTTCTTTGTTAGTTCATGAGCATAAACTAAATCAGCAAGAGAAGGATAAAGAGGAGCAAGCCTTGAAGACCTCAATAGACAATCACTCAAAACCAATGGTAGACAGAGGTCGAGGCAGAGGCAGAGGTAGCAATGATCGTGAAACTCAGCAACAAACCCAACACCAAAACATTCGTGGAACTCAACAACAATTCCAACATCAAGGCAATTACTCTCATGACTATCATGGAAGAGGACGAGGAGGAGAACGAGGCTCATATAGACCAAAGTCAGCAGACAAGTCTAATGTTGAATGCTACAGATGTCATAGACTTGGCCATTATAAATCTGAATGTTATACAAGGCTGCCACAAAACAGAGAAGTGGAGAAATCGAATTTCgtagagaagaaagaagaggaaacTCTATTGATGACAACTCATGACAACAAGCTCAAGCTAGAAGAAAATATATGA
- the LOC133833118 gene encoding uncharacterized mitochondrial protein AtMg00810-like, whose product MALLHWGFTASKVYPSLFLYRTTSVMIIFLVYVDDIIVTGSCPQSFAQLFSFLRAWFSVKELGPLHFFLGNLSVHDGSPLADPTEYHSLIGALQYCTMTRPDLSFPVNQLCQFMHSPTTTHLQAVKHVLHYLKGTAHLGLLLQPSPNHTLYAYTDADWASCLDDRRSTSAYCIFLGHNLISWSFTKQKVVSRSRTDSEYRALANGAAELS is encoded by the exons ATGGCTCTCTTACATTGGGGTTTTACTGCCTCCAAGGTTTATCCCTCCTTGTTTCTTTATCGAACGACATCTGTCATGATCATTTTTCtggtttacgttgatgacataaTTGTTACTGGTTCATGTCCCCAGTCTTTTGCTCAGTTGTTTTCCTTTCTTCGAGCTTGGTTTTCCGTTAAGGAGCTTGGCCCTTTGCATTTCTTTCTTG GAAATCTTTCTGTACATGATGGCAGTCCCCTTGCTGATCCTACAGAGTATCACAGTCTCATTGGTGCATTGCAATATTGCACCATGACTCGACCGGACCTTTCGTTTCCTGTCAATCAGTTATGCCAATTTATGCACTCACCTACCACTACTCATCTCCAAGCTGTTAAGCATGTTTTACACTATCTCAAAGGTACTGCTCACCTTGGACTACTTCTTCAACCTTCGCCTAATCATACCTTGTATGCCTACACTGATGCCGATTGGGCCTCATGTCTAGACGATAGACGAAGTACGAGTGCTTACTGCATTTTTCTTGGTCATAACTTGATTTCTTGGTCCTTTACTAAGCAAAAAGTGGTGTCTCGGTCTAGGACCGATTCCGAGTATCGGGCGCTTGCCAATGGAGCTGCTGAGTTATCCTGA